In Cydia amplana chromosome 13, ilCydAmpl1.1, whole genome shotgun sequence, the genomic stretch caaagtacgagaggagaacaaacttttctgccctgatgaaacacaaacgagacgttttcatcacactaacgagaggcattatactagctgtaaaacattacaaatctaaattaatgcttataaaaattgtccgttataaaccatcatccatccatccttccggttaatatgagcaaacaactagaaattttcactttagatagaggactgattgacacactgttttcaaagaataaagagagtcttttcaattcggatattctgagtaggtaatactttttaattcagactaggtattcagtattcagagtaccttttatcgcaagtatttgtatttttaaaaagtattttgaaattacctatttcgtattttgtattttaaatacaaattcaaaaactattttgtattttgcatttgaaatagtatatcaaagaagtatttgtattttgtatttaaatactttttataaagtatttttcacatctctgggtCCTGGTTACTAAGTGGGATGCCACAAGGGTCCGCATTATATAAATCTGGACTAAGCGCGGTAGTGGCTAGCCCTTTGGTCACCAGTAGCCTCAATAAGGGCTGTTAATATTCCTATAAATGCGACGCGCTAAAACCCCACGGACCATCCGGTtaacatatgtacctattatatttccTTAAAATCAAGATGTTATAGTACAAAACCATGGGATAAGACTTGGTTACTGACGTGAATATAATATGCTTGtaaataaacacaaaaataaataaaattacaatacgtctgtttgtcagattaaaaatatcaaaaatattatgtCTAGAGCAATAGTGTTCGTTTCAGATTTTGTGGATTTAAAATATTACCTTACCATCAGGATTATAATGCTTCAATTCTGTATCCTGTTGCGCACAGTTCGCCACAATATTCCTATGAGTCAACTCCACTCCCTTAGGCATACCCGTAGTCCCACTCGAATACGGCAAGAACGCAACATCACTTGTCTTGACGTTAACCTTCTTCAAAATGTCTAAATCCACATGATTATCTTCTATAAGCTCTTTGAATGATACCGTGCCCTCAACTCTAGTGGCTCCTGAGTCCAAACAGACGATTGGTATTTGCTTCTTGCTTAGTACCAACGCTTCTTTTACTGTTGTTATTGTGTCGGGGTGAGCAAAGATTAGTTTTACTCCCGATTGCTGGATTTGAGTTTGTATTTCGTCTGTAAACATGCATTTTTGATTGAATAGCGGTCCGTAACTTTGCTTACCAGTCTAACAGCtccaacagtttttattttatattaaaactacAATCTTGTGatttactagacttatatcgaccgggatatgaaccgtcattaccttttatattgttttcgagctcccgatatacaaaacaacaaaacaatacaaaaggttatcacagttcatatcccggtcgatataagtctggtgaaactaaccgtgaatcattcaaaaccgtTACAACCTAATTTAAATGTTAAAACATGATAGTACTTAGAAATGGAGGTAATTTAAATCGgcatataggtactcgtacgaGGACATCAACATATATATcacaataatatataataattttaaaatgtatacttatTAATCATTTTACGGTAAGCCAACATTGACCCGGTGTTTTACTGTCAAAGTGGCAAATAATCAAAAATTCCAAATCAATATGGTCAGTcgtcaataagtaggtactaacgtCTTCTGGTGGAGCAGCGTATCGTTTGTTATGCTTGTTACATAAAATTCTTAGGCATCTATATAACCATAAATGCAGTTTCTCGTGTTTATGAGCCTAATCGAAATTTGCTGTATCGGTCAGGAAATGgttgttaaaataaatgatatttcttttgtttatttAGCTATATTTAGCAGCGTTCCAAAGATACTGTCgacaaatacaaataaacaatttattatcATAAAGGTTGTAGTTATACATGTGCAGAGATATATCCATCAGacaccaaactaggctgagcctatATCTTGGAAGTCTGCGAGAGCGATTGGCAACTATTTCACATGAGTAGATACAGATGCTTACTTAATACTAAAGTATAAAGTTCAAAGTACCTATAAAGTGTAAGTGTAAAGTGTGTAAGTAAAGTAGACTAAAGTATACTTAGTACTAAAGTGTAAGTATTTACTATGATACAAGCGAAGGAATACAGAATAACTAATGATACTTACATGGCGTGTAAATAGGATTAAAAGTAGTAAGCGTCGCTCCTGCGTCCAACGCCCCTAATGCAACTATAGGGTATTCCGGTGAATTAGGAGATATGACGCCCACCGTATCTCTGTCGTTTATTCCGAACTTCTTCCTTAGGTTGGCGGCTAGAGTTCGGCTAAACTTGTGTAACTGGCCATACGTGTAACTTCTATTCGTAATAGCGCattccttgaaaataaaaatggttGAGGTCAGGGAGTAAGAGAAGCAGGCGAGGAGGAGGAGCAGCAGGCgttcataggctacggtgactgctttcTAGGTATATCATacaaataacagttttgaatgatttactgttttcgagctcccgatattttgacgcagttacatgcatcttgttcacgggtatccgtgcatgtaactgcgtcgaaatatcgggagctcgaacaCAGTAAATCAttcaatacaaaaggtaatcacggttcatatcccggtcgatataagtctagtataTCATACAAATGTTCTTATCTGTTCATACATTAAGCTGTCTTATGCAGTCGTAATTTGGTTTATATTTACGATTGTTTAACAATATGTCTGCAATTACGTTATGGTTGTTAAACGTAGACAAGTACCCAACAGTATCAGATAATAAtgatcataatgtgtttttttagtgtttagttatatttttataatatgtatgctagttttaaggtatttatgtatgggccactagttgcctgaaataaacgatttcattcattcatcagatacttagatttaaatttcatttatttgcatGAAACATGGTACAATGGTTCTTATGCTATTGTTGTAACACATGATTAACTAAATAGTAGCAtgcaaatttaaactttaaactctAGGACATACAACACATTGAAGAAAATAGACAGGTAGGTATATAGCTACAGCATAATTCAAATGTCAATACTAAAACTACTTAAAAACAATTAATCtacaaaatttcgttatctaccTCTCTATCGCTTTTACATATCCGGCAGATAACGAAATAgtacaaaaatatatcaaatttatCGATAACTGGGCCAATTTTTGAACTCGAATGTTTTCGTGTCCGGGATGTAAAACGCCAACTACTCGACTACTGTTCAaaggtatatacagggtgcccggtaattagtggataaccttctaaccaccgccATCGCACCATAGCTTTGGCTTAATGTTCagtagatggcgttactttttgatatttaacaaattaacacatatcagtgaaagaataaggatcaaagtcaaatggcgttctaacagttttaatattttgtcgaaagatggcagtaaatttactgtggctacataatttactttgacaatccgcctctgtTTGAAATTCTGTTTGGTTTAACAAACAGACACAGGGAcagatgtaaaataaaatattttacttatagCTATGTGATAAGATCGCCTTTCTTGTATTTAATTGttaaagatacgacatggataAATCAAACCGTCACCGTCATCATTCTTCAAACATAAatgccacttttgacactgacataattatccgatccatatcataTCATTAGCAAATTTTTTAAGTagcttaaagttcgaatcaggcgtGTCTTTTGCGTTTCCTTTTTCTATGTATAATCaaacatatacatacctacatgtaatatacttacttacctaataaaatcttgcaataagtaatattttaaatttattgattATTCTATTTGGTATATTATATACACATGTTTAACCAACTTTTTGCCCTTGTTTACTTTTGAATTTTACTTTACCGTAGCAGTTTTCTTCGCCCATTTATCCAAATTACGCCAAACAAACTCGTTCACAGTACACTCCGGTATAACAATATCTTTACAATGCGATCTGACCACATTTTCATTAGACCAGACATGTTTTTTTCTTGAAATAATCGCGGGAAACGAGTTACGAATGAACACACGCGCGGTCATGACTACGACCAAATAATGTATGCGGCGAGAGGCTAGTTTTGAACTATTTgaacttacatacctactttaacaAATCTAGTAGACTTTATCTCTATATTATAAGGTACACTATTGCGTAACACACCATTGGTAGCGGAGTAGTCAAATACCTATCGTTATGGTTCTGGCCTCGAATATATCGAGTGACAGGCACAAACAACGTACTCGTAATGTTATGTTATAATGATAGCGCATTTGTGATCACTGTACCGACGACTTCAATTGTCTTGATGCATTTTAAGCTTTACTACAATGGGATAAGGTGCAAAACAACGCTCTTTTTTATGGTAAGAAATATTTAGGCCTATTATCCGAATACAGATTTAAGTTATCATTTTGTGTGATAATTTAATTGTcattatactcattatgtaaTAATAGTTTTGGTACTAACATAAGGAaggttaatataattattgaattatcCGCAGCTTTGTTTGTCTATTATTTAATCTTGCAGTacttatttaacttttttttattactcgTACTCTGAGAGGAActcattatttataatatgaagtGGTTTGAAATacttattaagtatttataatatgaaatatgaTAGTACATATTAAAAAAGAGCAAGCGTggataaaaaacatttttgattaaataaaaatattagtgTCCTTTCAACACTATATTCAAACTTTATTATTTTGCTCTGATTAAATATGgcctgattaaaaaaaaactagataATATTTTCATAATCACGTATATTTCTCCTTCAATTCTCTCCTCAATATTTTCCCTGTAGCACTTTTCGGCAAACCATCCACAAACATAACATCATTAATCCTCTTATACGACGCTACTCGCTCCTTCACAAAGCCGCAGATGTCTGTAGGAAGGACTTCGTGTCCTTTCTTCAGGACGATAAAGGCTTTTGGTTCTTCCCCGTTTGTTTTGTGCGGAACCCCGATGACGGCGGCGTCGGCGACTGACGGGTGGTCCCGTAGGACAGCCTCTAGCTCCGCTGGGGGTACTTGGAAACCTTTGACCTGGAGAGGAAAGAAATTGATAGGTCAGTGAGGAATTTATTGGTATATTGTTAGATAAAAGCCTCTCTGCGGCGTCTTCAGGCCACTTTGGGTTATCCCATCGAACACGCGTTGTTAGTACGAGGAATCGATTATTGAAACGATTCCGTTGCCGGGTTCCACAATTGGAACCGGATTCCATTTCGCTAAAAGGGATTTAAGATGAATAATGACAACACGACACAAAGACTTTTTAGAATTGTAGAGCTAAATTATCATCACATTGTTAGCTAAATTGACATGGGCGATTATATTTAATTGCATCAACACACAACACACATGTGGTAGAATAAACACACGTCTACATAACAGCACCCATAGTTTAGCTACCTACGTTTCaaaatagcagatattactgaAGGTACCTACTGTTCCTCGAGTTTAGTtatgataatttaattttaatttcaagttGCCCCATCAGTATCTCCTTGGAAAACCAGTATTGCTCTGTACAGAGGTTCTGTATAAAAGGAAGGTATTTCTATGGTTATTCAGTTACCTTGATGAGTTCCTTCAATCTGTCAGCAATGGTGACTATCCCCTGCTCGTCAGCAACCGCCAGGTCCCCCGTTCTGAACCATCCGTCTTCAGTGAACGACTCCCTGTTTGCTTTGTCGTTGTCTTTATAGCCCTTCATCACTTGAGGACCTTGAACTAGTAGCTCCCCTTTCTGCAAACCgtcaaaaatatacaaataaataaaataaaataataaattaataaatattggacattcttacacaaattgacgaagccccacagtaagctcaagaaggctcaAAGGTCAAAAGGAGTTAAATACTTGGATTTGGGAGtaatttagaatatttttatATGACCTTGAGTTACTATAATAGTTAAATAATGACCCTGATACTAGTAGTTTAAGATCCAAAAACATTTAAACGTTagtgttatcattatcaaaaaCATTCCGAAATACACAATATCCCTTGTCTATTGAATGTTCTTAAATATTGTTTAGTAAAAGTCAGATCAAGAGACAGAAACCCTGTTTCAGATGAATGTCAGACGGATGGCGAATTTATAAGAGCTCCATATTAACTACAAAAccctaataaaatataattcttCGGACTTACCTCAttagggggcgccataagccttcagtaagaagtgcatatacttggaaaaattcgacctatgccgctgtggcccggtggccgaatggctcaggtacctgccgcgatagcagaggacgctggttcgattccagcctggggcactggaggccttggtcacattttcttagtatatgacatttattcaaagtttaccTCATTGGGTCCCAAAGACTGGAGATTCTGATCAACGATCTTAAGGTCCGTGTTAGGAAGAGGAAGCCCTACGCAGGAAAAGTTCTCCAGACCTTTAGGGGTCATCGTGACCACGGGTGAGGTCTCTGTGAGTCCATAGCCTTGTCTGAAATCCATTTTTCTCTGAAAACAAGATAATTATTTTCATGAAGACGAGTATAAACAAGGTCATCTTGCTTTAATAATCAGGCATAAAATACATCTTGTATTTGTTAGGTGTCTTAAACATAGACATGCGTAGAAGAAATAACGGGCGGCAGGTATGAGGTAATAACTGTTTTGTTATACTATTTTCTCATAATCGGTTGTTTTGTTTCTACTTTCCATAACCTTTACTTTGTCTCGCAATCTTTGACAAATCACTAACCACCATGTCGTACAACTAAGCAGGATTCACCCACTACCTAATGTGATTCTGATTCGGACATTAATAATAATAGATGCACTTGCTACTGTTGCAATTTGGTTTTAGTGGTTCCAGATAGGAGAAAGATGAATGATTGTCTGTCATTTTGATTTATAATCATTTAAGACGTGTCGTGTACTCGTATAGTCGTACTGTGTTGGCGTCATGGATACATATTTACTTCTTTTGTGCCTCCCTCACAGCACATAGAGTTCCAATCAACAAACTTTTCACCATTACAAAAGTCTGTTATTTTATTGGAAAAATACAGGTTATTTAAAGTacgttataggtacctaatgttaaCCTACCGATGGACAATAAAAttgatatttacatttttacagccCCAGTCTCATTTCTTATCAAATTCCCAGTCCATTTTCAATCATTGACTTTCCAGATCTGAACCATGGATCAATCTTATCTTAGCCTGCCTTTACATtcctaaaattaattttacctTGGCTTTCTCAATAAACCTTTCTGCATCAGAGGCTGCTAGTGGCGCCGCTCCGTTGATGATTATCTCCAGGCTTTGGAATGTTTTTGGAGACCCGGCTGGATGCGAAGTCATCATCAATACTGAAATAAGATAAACACTAAATTTAGGATAAGTAGTAAGAATATCAAGGCATTCAAACGTTTGTATCATCGCCATGACTTTCTACAACCAAGGGCGGATTCAATtttatattaactcacatttatagatgggtctatcgcgaaatttattttattatacatttatttaccgacgtttcgacacaggtttcactggtcgtggtcgcagcTAACAGATGTCCCAgctaaatgtcaaaacagatatttgtgcaactacccgacgaaaagtgttcAATTTTATAGTCAGTGACGGCAGAGTCACGTGGTCAAATTCTACGCCCAAAGAGCCCAAGGGGTGGGTTAAAATATTACCCCCATGACCCTGCATCAGCCCTTATCTACAAGCACATCGACACATTCTTTCTGAGGTTGGATTTATTTACTCTTgttacagtcgagttcataaatatataGACGAACTTGATTGTACCATTGCTAGAGACTGTGCGgaatgagaagagtcgtggaatgtattaggcTTCATACAttgcacgactcttctctttccgcacagactctaccatcCATGGCCGAATGCTTTAGAGGTTGGTGGCGTCAGCCTTCATCTTTAACTTAcgacataatattatgtatatttaaatttataatagcttatacatatatttacttaGAGGAGGAGCTGCAAACAAGATATTCGCCTTGTAGTTTTCCAGAGCTTTTAGAAACACTTGAGGCTCGAACTTAGGCAAGGTCACCAACTTGGTGCCCTGGGAGAGCTTATGGAACATGATCACCTCCGCCCCGTAGATGTGGAAGAACGGCAGCACCGCCATCACGACGTCCTGGTGCGTCGCTGGAAGATTAGGaaacaaaaattatataaaaatgtacATACTTAATCTATAGTTAAACTCTGACCAAAAATAACAGTTAGCATAGCATATTACATAGCAACTTAGGTACGTTAAATCATGCATAATTTtcgtataattaaatatatatcaaaataaaatttaaggttaactggaagtGATCCCTGAAGGGATAAGTTTGCCTCTGTACaaatgatgtgtgttttttcatgttttatgtttctttttgtacaataaagtgttttactactactgctaaaattatcttttataATAGTTACATTTTTTATCACCATAATCATAAAATTACCTGTTGTATCATTATACGCCCTTGTTAGAGGGTCATTAAGTTGCTCCATATTGGCAACTAAATTGGCATTCGTCAGCTCTACTCCTTTCGGTACTCCTGTAGTACCACTAGAATAAGGCAAGAAACACACATCTTTGGATGTCCTTTTTACTTCTTTCAAGCATGATAAATCAGCATGGACATCTTCACTTAGCTCATTGAAAATTATAGCGCCATCTGGCGTTGCAGTATTGTCAGTCTTTACTACAATGATAGGTAAGTCTAATTTGGCCATGTTTAAAGCATTGTTCACTACATCTACTGTTTCCGCTAATGTGACTACGATTTTGGCGCCGGAAAGCAGCAGTTGTCGCTGGACTTCATCTGAAAAGATATTAAAACttcttttaaatacctattaattaCTCTATATTaacaataagtatttattttttatatttacctactccGTACTACTACGTTCTCGACTTCTTCGTCTgcttacaattaaattaattataactaGCATACGAATAAATGACAACAAAaagtgtatttattgtatttatttaatcaaaattCCATGAACTTACGTGCAGTCTAAATAGGTTCTCAATTTACAATGGAAACTATTTTCGAGCGAGAACATTTTCCATACAAAAGGGATAACAttctcgagaacggcacaaCTCTCGGTTTGATATACTTGTATCACCAACTCGTAAACGTTTCAGCGTCGAGTATGCCCATCATGCCCATGGCGGCCAGATCATGTGGCAGCTGGACACGAACGGCAGCTATATTTGAatccatatattttattttaactttattgcacaaagatatatataattatgtacaaacGGCGGACTGAATaccaaaaggcattctctaccagtcaaccatagcaTAGGGCTAAACATAAACACGAAAAGATGGTGCAAGGACAAACAAACAATCCAGTAAAgacaattgacaaatatgtacaTTACAATCCATAGTGCATCAAGTCCGATTAATGACGTAAACTAAACTTACGAGCAGTGTAAATAGGGTTGATACTGGTAATGACGGCGCCAGCGCCCAGTATTCCCAAGGCCACGAGGGGATAGTCGGGTACGTTGGGCAGCATGACGGCCACGACGTCGCCGTCGCGCACGCGCAGCTTGCCGCGCAGGTTCGCCGCGAAGGTGGAAGATAGTTTGAAGCCCTGCGAGTACGTGTAGCCTCGCCCTGTAGAGCCGCACACCTGGAAATAACCTTATCATTATCGTTATTCATGTTTTAATCACCTTAGAGCAAGAAAGATTTTCTCAAGCAACTCTTGAGCTAGCCGTTTACCCATCGAGCTAGTAAACTACTAAAGTGTTTGCTAGTTTAAATGCCGCTTGtcttgttgtttacctctgaCTTTATGTAttcttgtattgttttctgtattgaggtgtgcaataaagagtatttgtattgtattgtatctatCGGTAGTAGTGGTTTAGTAGTAAGATAAATGTGGTGAAGACTGCCTACAAGCTCTTTCGTCGCTTCTGACTCTTCCGTTTGTACACATACTCCGCTTACAGAAGGTCAGCAGAGCAGAAGGAGCCAAGCTCTTCCTGTCTGACTGTGTCTGAGAGAAGAACATAAAAATACGAGAGATCTTGATCTATGACGGACCATCCAACcaaattctttattttatatgCGGGTCTTCTTCACATTTACCTTAGTTTCTTCTTTAATAGTCAGATCACAGCGAATCAGATACGAATGTAGTTAAGTATACGGGcaatatatttctatttttcTCTGTCGTTTCAAAGACTTGGCCATACTCACCGCCATTGTCTTTTCCGACCATTTCTCCAAATTCTGCCACAAGTAATCGTGTACAGTACAGTTTGGCACTTCTATTGGTTCCAAAGGCGACTTTATAATGCGTTCCTGTGTCCACGGACTTCCGCTGAGTTTTCTTGAACTTATGATGAAGGGAAGATTTTTGGTGGCGTTAAGAGTCCGATTTGCCATGAGGAAACACTTTGACCCCATGGTTGGTGTAGAGTTCGAAATTGGCTATCTGGAAGGAGTTTCAAGTTAAAACAAACTTTCATTGATAAGGAAAATTACATGCTGTAGGAACAGGGTCCAAGTTAACTGTCGATGTATGCCGACAGTATGCCAGAATGTACTTGCATCCTAATTCCGATTATAATTTCTTTAAGTTTTGAAGCATCATAAAATTGTTagctacataggtacctactctaagAAGCAGACGACGTTTTTTACTCAATTTTGCTTATTTCTTTTTACTCATGGCTATTGCAAAGATTCTTGTTATATTTTTAGGTACCCACCTACCGTAAAATATGCCTATTATGCTcccaaattgtgttccaagAGTTTTTATATATGAAAACTATATCACAACCTCATTTAAAAAGTGTTACAATATGATAATAGTGGGGCTATTTTAAATCTGCATAGGctaaatatctaccacaatatatataggtacccatattttttttacatttcgtATTTTGGGGCACATTTATTTTTAGAGCAAAGCAGGCTTTTACGCTACTAAAAATGCGGCATACCCCGACAACCGAAGagttttatttacattgttATCTATTTGTGATATGACATAAAGATTATGTAAGTAGATAATTTATGAGTATTATAAAATATGATTGGTGAGTAGATAATATTTTACTCTTTTAGTGTGCACGAAAAATGATCGCAATTGCATCGTGATCACGTCGTGATCACATCGTGATGATAAAATGTGATTTTAATCACCAGTAGAAGTCACGCCTAATTTCAATAGAGGTGTTTTAGAAAATATAACTGTTAAATGAATAAGCAATAAAAATCCTACGTATATCATAagattttatgccaaaaatagCCTTAGGTTTGGAAAATAGTGCTGATTCGATTTTTGTTACACATTAGCTGAGAACCACCGCAAGGAGTTCCCTTTCACCTTCACCGCATCGGACGATTTGTGATAAACGTGATTAGAAAACATGAAACCAGTTACCTAAATAAATGGTAAGTACTTAaatcattcataaaaaaaataagatttacACCATAACTCGGTAATTGTTTATTAAATGCAAACCCGTAAACTCCACTTTACTGTTTTGAATTCTAAATACTTTCGTAACGGTGACCGAAGAGccggcggctacctcgcacaacgtatcagcattgcgatacagcgaggaaatgtcgccagcatcctggGTACAATTCCTCAagagcctattttagatttaagctagtttttaatttcttttagtaataccactgtacgagtaaatatcttgtttggaaataaatgattttcaaaataagtactttataaatattaggtaactatatttttttaccttCTGAATATTCAACTATTTAGTTAGAAAATTATAATCACACTTATTTTGCACTAACATTTGGAAACATAAACACTAACTTTTGTACCAGCGCGTCTGTCCTCTACGTCAATTGATAACGTACTAAACGTTtttagcgttattcataaacggctgctaactcaaccattgatgatcgtcgtttgtccctatctgtcgttttgccataaacgacgatcatcagctgattaacttagcagacgtctatgaataacgccgtttatatttaatttcgtTCGTTATCCGAATTACGAAAATCAGCTATTGATATGCTTTAATCGTACTTAAccatttacttttcattgtttttattatatcttTATTCCAGATTTTCAACTATTCTAAAAAAAATCTGGAAAACATCGCTCTATAGTGATgaggccgcctgttgtttatcTTCTTTAATATATATCGGAAGTCGATAAATGAGAAGTCACTATGACAATTCAAAAGTGCCCCGAGAATTCTGGTTTCTTGTTATACAGTTATAAATTTTTTATCACCTACCAACTGTTGAGGTATATAATAACACATccataaatttaatataactaCAAGCTAGAATCTAGGACCTAGATAATTACAAATATTTCTTTTTCCTTCAAAAACAGAACCAAAATAATTCTTGTTTTCGGATGCCAAGAACACTCCATCTTCAAGCTGAGAAtgaaaaaaaacagaaaaaattgtaaagttTATTAGATTAAACacaatataattgaaatgcttCTACACAACTTGACTCGACTAACACATGTACGATAGGCGATTAAAATGACATATATAAGGTCGTTGAGGACTACATTATACGCCAACATACGCCACAAAACGACCTCAATGTCAATGATCCGATATAAACCAACATTATCATTGCTATACATTGTTCACTAGTATTACCGTAGGTACATATGCTAATATAAGCCAGACACCATCACGC encodes the following:
- the LOC134653303 gene encoding uncharacterized protein LOC134653303, with the translated sequence MANRTLNATKNLPFIISSRKLSGSPWTQERIIKSPLEPIEVPNCTVHDYLWQNLEKWSEKTMAVCGSTGRGYTYSQGFKLSSTFAANLRGKLRVRDGDVVAVMLPNVPDYPLVALGILGAGAVITSINPIYTAHEVQRQLLLSGAKIVVTLAETVDVVNNALNMAKLDLPIIVVKTDNTATPDGAIIFNELSEDVHADLSCLKEVKRTSKDVCFLPYSSGTTGVPKGVELTNANLVANMEQLNDPLTRAYNDTTATHQDVVMAVLPFFHIYGAEVIMFHKLSQGTKLVTLPKFEPQVFLKALENYKANILFAAPPLILMMTSHPAGSPKTFQSLEIIINGAAPLAASDAERFIEKAKRKMDFRQGYGLTETSPVVTMTPKGLENFSCVGLPLPNTDLKIVDQNLQSLGPNEKGELLVQGPQVMKGYKDNDKANRESFTEDGWFRTGDLAVADEQGIVTIADRLKELIKVKGFQVPPAELEAVLRDHPSVADAAVIGVPHKTNGEEPKAFIVLKKGHEVLPTDICGFVKERVASYKRINDVMFVDGLPKSATGKILRRELKEKYT